In the Alicyclobacillus vulcanalis genome, CGACCGTTCCACTGTCACCAACGTAGCACGGTGAACGTGCAACTTTGCGCCAACTTTAGGCCAGATTGAGCGGACACAAAAAGAGACCCGGCCATGAACACCGAGTCCCCTTTGGACGCAATGCTCAGTGCAGGTTTTGACGGATTTCTTCCACGTCTTCAACCGAGAATCCTGTAATGTCCACAACTTCTTGTACAGAGGAACCTTTATGAAGAAGGCGATATGCAATTTCGCGCGCTTTCAAGAGCTCGCCTTTGTGAATCCCCTTCTCCTCAAACTCCCGTTCCAACTCACGCAGCAGATCAGTCATCTCCAACACCTTCAATGCAGATGCTTCTTAAGCTCTTCCAGCTCTTCACGCGAAAGCCCCGTTGCCTTTTCGATAACCTCTGTCGGAACGCCCTCCGCGAGCAAGTTATGGGCAATTTCGCGCGCTTTCAAGAGCTCGCCTTTGTGAATCCCCTTCTCCTCAAACTCCCGCTCCAGCTCACGCAACAGATCCGTCATCTCCAATACCCTCCTTAGTTGTTCCTTCTGTTCATCCGCCATCACACGTCCGCTGAAGCCGAGAATCAGCGCCGCCAGATAGTTCTGCTCATGCACATCCGGCAAGCGCTGCACAACCTCGACGATCTCCCCAAACGCTTCATCCCGCGTCCGGCGTTCAAACCGCATATGGAACGCGAATGCCAAGCGTACCCGGTCTTCCTCCGTCCACTCATGCGCGGACAGGTGGCGCTTCACGGTCTCCAGCGCCGCGTCCCCGTCTAAGCGGCCCAGGTACACATTCTCGACGGTGTATTGCATGCTGCCTGCGTCCAACGTC is a window encoding:
- a CDS encoding RpnC/YadD family protein, whose translation is MEIARTGNDIVSKHLTNALAGEVLSVIGIHNARVVRALPTELPKVEVRQEFTDIMLELADGRLLHLEFQTTREPNLYRFGAYDWAIAERYKRPIRTVVLYTRDVTEAPRTLDAGSMQYTVENVYLGRLDGDAALETVKRHLSAHEWTEEDRVRLAFAFHMRFERRTRDEAFGEIVEVVQRLPDVHEQNYLAALILGFSGRVMADEQKEQLRRVLEMTDLLRELEREFEEKGIHKGELLKAREIAHNLLAEGVPTEVIEKATGLSREELEELKKHLH